A single Glycine soja cultivar W05 chromosome 14, ASM419377v2, whole genome shotgun sequence DNA region contains:
- the LOC114385419 gene encoding uncharacterized protein LOC114385419, whose amino-acid sequence MDREQEEMQFLGFFGIYKEASKIILSWRRIFTQITSTLILPLSFIFLIHMEISNLLFRKILINEIVMDETKPNTPQYNKLDHMISSEMVTLVVFKIAYFTLLLIFSLLSTSAVVYTIASIYTAKDVTFKRVMSVVPKVWKRLMLTFLCAFAAFFAYNIMTALVMFLSIVTIGLSSGGLAVLVSITVLYFIGFVYLTVVWQLASVVTVLEDSWGVRAMAKSKELIRGKMVLSIFIFFTLVASFVSIRVLFKVMVVDGWRVSSLDKTAYGVLCFLLLSCLFLFGLVLQTVLYFVCKSYHHENIDKSALADHLEGYRGEYVPLTAKDVQLEQYQV is encoded by the coding sequence ATGGATAGAGAACAAGAAGAGATGCAATTTCTTGGGTTCTTTGGCATCTACAAAGAAGCCTCCAAGATCATACTTTCATGGAGGAGAATCTTCACCCAAATCACCTCAACACTAATCCTCCctctctccttcatcttcctcaTCCACATGGAAATCTCCAACCTCCTCTTCAGGAAGATTCTCATCAACGAAATAGTCATGGACGAAACAAAGCCTAACACACCTCAATACAACAAGCTCGATCACATGATCTCTTCAGAAATGGTCACTCTTGTGGTCTTCAAAATCGCATACTTCACTCTGCTCCTCATATTCTCCCTCCTCTCCACCTCGGCAGTGGTCTACACCATCGCCTCCATCTACACCGCAAAAGACGTGACATTCAAGAGGGTCATGAGTGTTGTCCCTAAGGTGTGGAAGAGGCTCATGTTGACCTTTCTATGTGCCTTTGCTGCTTTCTTCGCTTACAATATCATGACTGCGCTAGTTATGTTCTTGTCCATAGTCACAATTGGGTTAAGTAGTGGTGGGCTTGCGGTTTTGGTTTCGATAACGGTTTTGTACTTCATTGGGTTTGTGTACCTCACCGTGGTGTGGCAACTAGCCAGCGTTGTCACTGTGTTGGAGGACTCGTGGGGGGTTCGAGCCATGGCGAAGAGCAAGGAGTTGATAAGGGGGAAGATGGTTTTGTccatattcatctttttcaccCTTGTGGCTTCTTTTGTTTCCATTAGGGTTTTGTTCAAGGTGATGGTGGTGGATGGATGGAGGGTGAGTTCTTTGGACAAAACAGCATATGGGGTTCTCTGTTTCTTGCTATTGTCTTGTTTGTTCCTCTTTGGGCTTGTTTTGCAAACTGTGCTCTACTTTGTTTGCAAGTCCTATCACCATGAGAATATTGACAAATCGGCTTTGGCAGATCATCTTGAAGGGTATCGTGGAGAGTATGTGCCATTGACGGCTAAGGATGTTCAGCTGGAGCAGTACCAAGTTTGA
- the LOC114384005 gene encoding uncharacterized protein LOC114384005, with the protein MEVWLGKWLRCFGEDEQRGCVGKRMNECVKASSCSCSSHFSNPSSSHEFKNLKTKTSSSCALVKAKPSNTAKVDHTFTTMVKKFMDRKPKFSSSTVATTTRWLIPSNLLAKDLKKDVKKVVGFSVLQKKLIGKGASEKKEKVKALTEVKNNTRTLAMVLKSEKEFLNINKE; encoded by the exons atgGAGGTTTGGTTGGGAAAATGGTTGAGGTGCTTCGGTGAAGATGAGCAACGAGGTTGTGTTGGCAAGAGGATGAACGAATGTGTCAAAG CTTCTTCCTGTTCTTGTTCCTCTCATTTCTCCAACCCTTCTTCCTCCCATGAATTCAAAAACCTCAAAACCAAAACCTCTTCTTCTTGTGCTCTCGTCAAGGCCAAACCCTCAAACACCGCCAAGGTGGACCACACCTTCACCACCATGGTTAAGAAGTTCATGGACAGGAAACCCAAATTCTCCTCCTCGACTGTCGCCACCACCACTAGGTGGCTTATTCCCTCCAATTTGCTCGCAAAGGATTTGAAGAAGGATGTGAAGAAAGTGGTGGGGTTCTCCGTGCTGCAGAAGAAGCTCATTGGAAAGGGCGCTtcagagaagaaggagaaggtgAAGGCCTTGACCGAGGTGAAGAACAACACTAGGACATTGGCCATGGTGCTCAAGAGCGAGAAGGAGTTTCTCAACATCAACAAAGAGTAA